Proteins from a genomic interval of Sphingomonas sp. Y38-1Y:
- the hemA gene encoding 5-aminolevulinate synthase: MARPMIEACKQPPAVDYGRVFSQAIDRLHAEGRYRVFIDILRNKGAFPNARCFAGHNGPKPITVWCSNDYLAMGQHPKVIAAMEAALHDVGAGSGGTRNIGGNTHYHVDLESELADLHGKEAALLFTSGYVSNEATLSTLGKVLPGCIVFSDELNHASMIAGIRNSGCEKRVFRHNDLAHLEELLAAEDASVPKLIAFESVYSMDGDVAPIHAICDLADKYNALTYLDEVHAVGMYGARGGGISERDEAAHRLTIIEGTLGKAFGVMGGYIAADQTIVDVIRSYAPGFIFTTSLSPVLVAGVLASVRHLKGSSAEREGQQAAAARLKAMFAEAGLPVMPSTTHIVPLMVGDPVRAKRISDILLAEYGVYVQPINYPTVPRGTERLRFTPGPSHDEAMMRELTEALVEIWGRLEMRAAA; encoded by the coding sequence ATGGCGCGGCCCATGATCGAGGCGTGTAAGCAGCCCCCTGCGGTCGACTATGGCCGTGTGTTCTCCCAAGCCATCGACAGGCTCCACGCCGAAGGTCGATATCGGGTGTTCATCGACATTCTGCGCAACAAGGGTGCCTTTCCCAACGCGCGCTGCTTTGCCGGGCATAACGGGCCGAAGCCGATCACCGTCTGGTGCTCGAACGATTACCTCGCGATGGGCCAGCATCCCAAGGTGATCGCGGCGATGGAAGCAGCGCTGCACGACGTCGGCGCAGGATCGGGCGGCACGCGCAACATCGGCGGCAACACGCATTACCATGTCGATCTGGAGAGCGAGCTCGCCGATCTGCACGGCAAAGAAGCGGCGCTCCTCTTCACCTCCGGCTATGTCTCGAACGAGGCGACGTTGTCGACGCTGGGAAAGGTGTTGCCCGGGTGCATCGTCTTTTCCGACGAGCTCAACCACGCCTCGATGATCGCGGGCATCCGCAATTCGGGCTGCGAGAAGCGCGTGTTCCGGCACAACGATCTGGCGCATCTTGAGGAACTGCTGGCCGCCGAGGATGCGTCGGTGCCCAAGCTGATCGCGTTCGAGAGTGTCTATTCGATGGATGGCGATGTCGCGCCGATCCATGCGATCTGTGACCTGGCCGACAAGTACAACGCGCTCACCTATCTGGACGAGGTCCATGCGGTCGGCATGTACGGCGCGCGCGGCGGCGGCATTTCCGAGCGGGACGAGGCGGCGCACCGGCTGACGATCATCGAGGGGACGCTGGGCAAGGCGTTCGGCGTCATGGGCGGCTATATCGCCGCCGACCAGACGATCGTCGACGTGATCCGGAGCTATGCGCCGGGCTTCATCTTCACCACCAGTCTGTCGCCCGTGCTGGTCGCGGGCGTGCTGGCGAGCGTGCGGCACCTGAAGGGCTCCAGCGCCGAGCGCGAGGGGCAGCAGGCGGCGGCGGCGCGGCTGAAGGCGATGTTCGCCGAGGCGGGTCTGCCGGTAATGCCGTCGACGACGCACATCGTGCCGCTGATGGTCGGCGATCCGGTCCGCGCCAAGCGGATCAGCGACATCCTGCTCGCCGAATATGGCGTCTATGTGCAGCCGATCAATTATCCGACGGTGCCGCGCGGGACCGAGCGGCTGCGCTTCACCCCCGGCCCGTCGCATGACGAGGCGATGATGCGCGAGCTGACCGAGGCGCTGGTCGAGATCTGGGGCCGGCTGGAGATGCGCGCCGCCGCCTGA
- the rpoZ gene encoding DNA-directed RNA polymerase subunit omega, with the protein MARVTVEDCVDKIPNRFDLVLLAAQRARQISGGAELTLDRDRDKNPVVALREIAEETVRPDAMHEALVSSLQRVQIDDEEAPDEIGSLSASAEALRLTAAAPPRNQNAGGDYDG; encoded by the coding sequence ATGGCGCGCGTCACCGTCGAGGATTGCGTCGACAAGATCCCCAACCGGTTCGACCTGGTGCTGCTCGCCGCGCAGCGTGCGCGCCAGATTTCGGGCGGTGCCGAACTGACGCTGGACCGCGATCGCGACAAGAACCCGGTCGTCGCGCTGCGCGAGATCGCCGAGGAGACGGTCCGTCCCGACGCGATGCACGAGGCGCTGGTGTCAAGCCTGCAGCGCGTCCAGATCGACGACGAGGAAGCGCCGGACGAGATCGGTTCGCTGTCGGCGTCGGCCGAGGCGCTGCGCCTGACCGCCGCCGCGCCGCCGCGTAACCAGAATGCGGGCGGCGACTACGACGGCTGA
- a CDS encoding phosphatidylserine/phosphatidylglycerophosphate/cardiolipin synthase family protein, with translation MAEPPEQPLFQVADNAIRLLDTGPRRMSALLDLIASAQARLRVLYYIYEDDEAGRAVGAALIAAAARGVRVTLIVDGLGSEPAARARFFDPLESAGVEVCRFIPRFGRKYLLRNHQKLALADEARIIIGGFNIKADYFGVPGEDGEAWRDLGLWMEGPAAARLAPYFDALARWSRDENASVRALARVLRRYSEHEGEVRWLLGGPTRHLSPWARAIRREMKVAAQGGERIDLIAAYFAPGPSMLRRLKRAARRGTVNVVLPAITDNYMAIWASRFTYAGLLRRGVRVWEYQATKLHTKLVAVDGAVHVGSANFDIRSLFLNLELMLRIEDPAFSAHVRGYVDGEIANSRRITREDHRAAMTPWTRLKQAVAYAVMAVLDPQISRRLIAWGERDRPPQRSDK, from the coding sequence ATGGCCGAACCGCCCGAACAGCCGCTTTTTCAGGTCGCGGACAACGCGATCCGGCTGCTCGACACGGGACCGCGGCGCATGTCGGCGCTGCTCGACCTGATCGCCTCCGCGCAAGCGCGGCTGCGCGTTCTCTACTACATCTACGAGGATGACGAGGCGGGCCGCGCGGTCGGTGCCGCGCTGATCGCCGCTGCCGCCCGCGGCGTTCGCGTCACGCTGATCGTCGATGGCCTCGGCAGCGAGCCCGCCGCTCGCGCGCGCTTCTTCGACCCGCTGGAGTCTGCGGGGGTCGAGGTCTGCCGCTTCATCCCCCGCTTCGGTCGCAAATATCTGCTTCGCAATCACCAGAAGCTTGCGCTTGCCGACGAAGCGCGGATCATCATCGGCGGCTTCAACATCAAGGCCGATTATTTCGGCGTGCCGGGCGAGGACGGCGAAGCCTGGCGCGACCTGGGCCTCTGGATGGAAGGTCCCGCCGCCGCCCGCCTCGCCCCCTATTTCGACGCGCTCGCGCGGTGGAGCCGCGACGAGAACGCCTCGGTCCGCGCGCTCGCCCGCGTGCTCCGCCGCTACAGCGAGCATGAGGGGGAGGTACGCTGGCTGCTCGGCGGTCCCACCCGCCATCTGTCTCCCTGGGCGCGAGCGATCCGCCGCGAGATGAAGGTGGCGGCGCAGGGCGGCGAGCGCATCGACCTGATCGCCGCCTATTTCGCACCCGGCCCCTCGATGCTCCGCCGGCTGAAGCGTGCCGCGCGCCGCGGCACCGTCAACGTCGTGCTGCCTGCCATCACCGACAACTATATGGCGATCTGGGCGTCGCGCTTCACCTATGCGGGGCTGCTGCGCCGCGGCGTGCGGGTGTGGGAATATCAGGCGACCAAACTCCATACCAAGCTGGTCGCGGTGGACGGCGCGGTTCATGTCGGATCGGCCAATTTCGACATCCGCAGCCTGTTTCTCAACCTGGAGCTCATGCTCCGGATCGAGGACCCTGCCTTCTCCGCCCATGTCCGCGGCTATGTCGATGGCGAGATCGCCAACTCACGCCGCATCACGCGCGAGGATCATCGCGCCGCGATGACCCCCTGGACGCGCCTCAAGCAAGCCGTCGCCTATGCAGTGATGGCGGTGCTCGACCCGCAGATCAGCCGCCGGCTGATCGCCTGGGGCGAGCGCGACCGCCCGCCTCAGCGCTCGGACAAGTAG
- the gpmA gene encoding 2,3-diphosphoglycerate-dependent phosphoglycerate mutase: MPTLVLIRHGQSAWNLENRFTGWWDVDLTEQGTREAWAAGEALAAKGLDFDQCFTSFQTRAIKTLNLALEAMGRLWLPVEKDWRLNERHYGGLTGLDKAETAAKHGDDQVKIWRRSFDIPPPLPEAGSAWDLSADRRYAGIAIPQTESLKDTIARVLPYWEARIAPELKAGKRVLVSAHGNSLRALVKHLSGISDDDIASLEIPTGQPIVYELDDALTATDRYYLSER, translated from the coding sequence ATGCCGACACTCGTCCTCATTCGCCATGGCCAGTCGGCCTGGAATCTCGAGAACCGCTTCACCGGCTGGTGGGACGTCGACCTGACCGAGCAGGGAACGCGCGAAGCCTGGGCCGCGGGCGAAGCGCTGGCGGCCAAGGGCCTAGACTTCGACCAGTGCTTCACGAGCTTTCAGACGCGGGCGATCAAGACGCTCAACCTGGCGCTGGAGGCGATGGGACGGCTGTGGCTGCCGGTCGAGAAGGACTGGCGGCTGAACGAGCGGCATTATGGCGGGCTGACCGGGCTCGACAAGGCGGAGACCGCGGCCAAGCATGGCGACGATCAGGTCAAGATCTGGCGCCGCAGCTTCGACATCCCGCCGCCGCTGCCCGAGGCGGGATCGGCATGGGACCTGTCGGCCGACCGCCGCTATGCCGGGATCGCCATTCCGCAGACGGAGAGCCTGAAGGACACGATCGCGCGCGTGCTTCCCTATTGGGAGGCGCGGATCGCGCCCGAACTGAAGGCGGGCAAGCGCGTGCTGGTGTCGGCGCACGGCAATTCGCTGCGCGCGCTGGTCAAGCATCTGTCGGGCATCTCGGACGACGATATCGCGAGCCTGGAGATTCCGACGGGGCAGCCGATCGTCTATGAACTGGACGACGCGCTGACGGCGACCGACCGCTACTACTTGTCCGAGCGCTGA
- a CDS encoding dienelactone hydrolase family protein has translation MAIERRTLVYDGPGGPFEGVVAFDSDAEGPRPGVLIVPNVLGQKEADNRVAERLAGLGYVALAGDVFGQGKRTTRDSADPALYMNQLNADRALLRDRLHASVAALKALPEVDDARTAAIGYCFGGKCVLDLARSDADLLAVVSFHGIFDRPDYATVTPITPRVLVCHGWADPLAPPDTVTALAAELTEADARWQLHAYGHAGHGFTDESMKASSRPGFGYDADAATSSWAAMERLFAEVFA, from the coding sequence ATGGCGATCGAGCGGCGTACCCTGGTCTATGATGGTCCCGGCGGTCCCTTCGAGGGGGTGGTCGCCTTCGACTCGGATGCGGAGGGCCCACGCCCCGGCGTGCTGATCGTCCCGAACGTCCTGGGACAGAAGGAAGCCGACAACCGCGTCGCCGAACGGCTCGCCGGACTCGGCTATGTCGCGCTCGCCGGCGACGTGTTCGGCCAGGGCAAGCGGACGACGCGCGACTCGGCCGATCCCGCGCTCTACATGAACCAGCTCAATGCCGACCGCGCGCTGCTCCGCGATCGCCTCCACGCCAGCGTCGCCGCGCTGAAGGCCCTGCCCGAGGTCGACGACGCGCGCACCGCCGCGATCGGTTACTGCTTCGGCGGCAAGTGCGTGCTCGACCTCGCCCGCTCGGACGCCGACCTTTTGGCAGTTGTGTCGTTCCACGGCATCTTCGACCGCCCGGACTATGCCACCGTCACGCCGATCACCCCGCGCGTCCTCGTCTGCCACGGCTGGGCCGATCCGCTCGCCCCGCCCGATACCGTCACCGCGCTGGCCGCCGAGCTGACCGAAGCGGACGCACGCTGGCAGCTCCACGCCTACGGCCATGCCGGCCACGGCTTCACCGACGAGTCGATGAAGGCATCGTCCCGTCCCGGGTTCGGCTACGACGCCGACGCCGCGACCTCGAGCTGGGCGGCCATGGAGCGCCTGTTCGCCGAGGTGTTCGCATGA
- a CDS encoding DUF2332 domain-containing protein: protein MSERAVRSAFLAQQGFCDAMDAPLTGRVSGALAEALDDTTETGRRVLAWPGEAIEDALPLRLVGGLRALALRGDAPELAALFAGEGDAVPVLAAALRDHDAALLPWLDGPPQTNEPGRSAALMLGLIHAARTFGQPLDLLEIGSSAGLNLLIDRYAFDLGGLRIGPDGSPVTLTPEWRGPPPEPVAIDIASVRGVDIAPLDLTVPADADRLRAYVWADHPDRFARLDAAIAMFAADPPRLDQGDAADWVEARLAEPQPAGHTRVLMHSVVWQYLGADRQARIRAALDRAGAAATPDRPLAWVRLEPNRDLARHEVRATLWPGDAETLLARSHPHGRWIEPITIGSA from the coding sequence ATGAGCGAACGCGCGGTTCGCAGCGCCTTCCTCGCGCAACAGGGCTTTTGCGACGCGATGGATGCGCCGCTGACCGGCCGCGTCAGCGGCGCGTTGGCCGAGGCGCTCGACGACACGACCGAGACCGGCCGCCGCGTGCTCGCCTGGCCGGGCGAGGCGATCGAGGATGCGCTGCCGCTCCGCCTCGTCGGCGGCCTTCGCGCGCTGGCGCTCCGCGGCGACGCACCCGAGCTGGCGGCGCTGTTCGCGGGCGAGGGCGATGCCGTCCCCGTCCTCGCCGCGGCGCTTCGCGACCACGATGCGGCGCTGCTCCCCTGGCTCGACGGCCCGCCCCAGACCAACGAACCCGGCCGCTCGGCCGCGCTGATGCTCGGCCTCATCCACGCCGCGCGCACCTTCGGCCAGCCGCTCGACCTTCTCGAGATCGGGTCGAGCGCGGGCCTCAACCTCCTCATCGATCGCTACGCTTTCGACCTTGGCGGCTTGCGGATCGGCCCCGACGGCTCGCCCGTCACGCTGACGCCCGAGTGGCGCGGCCCGCCGCCCGAGCCCGTCGCCATCGACATCGCATCGGTCCGCGGTGTCGACATCGCCCCGCTCGACCTCACCGTCCCGGCCGATGCCGATCGGCTGCGCGCCTATGTCTGGGCCGACCATCCCGACCGCTTCGCCCGCCTCGACGCCGCAATCGCGATGTTCGCCGCCGATCCCCCGCGCCTCGACCAGGGCGACGCCGCCGACTGGGTCGAGGCACGGCTCGCCGAGCCCCAGCCCGCCGGCCACACCCGCGTGCTGATGCACTCGGTCGTCTGGCAATATCTCGGCGCCGATCGCCAGGCCCGCATCCGGGCCGCCCTCGACCGCGCAGGCGCTGCCGCCACCCCCGACCGCCCGCTCGCCTGGGTCCGGCTGGAGCCCAATCGCGATCTCGCCCGGCACGAGGTTCGCGCGACGCTCTGGCCCGGCGACGCGGAAACGCTGCTCGCGCGCAGCCACCCGCACGGCCGCTGGATCGAGCCGATCACGATCGGTAGCGCTTGA
- the lepB gene encoding signal peptidase I, translating into MARRTRASTRPKRPEWQETLIFLVKLVAIVFVVRSFLISPFVIPSGSMLPRTLIGDYLFVTKWNYGYSRHSLPFSLPLIPGRLFPSTPARGDVVVFKAPPGNNEDWIKRVIGLPGDTVQMRGGTLFLNGKAVPKQRVADFVLPLSPNSPCDPYFRDDGPDGTPVCRYPQFEETLPGGVRYRILDQGFSVGDDTGIYRVPAGHVFMMGDNRDDSKDSRFPDSIGYVPLENLEGKAVVNFWSTDGSASWLLPWTWPGATRWNRIGELY; encoded by the coding sequence ATGGCCCGCCGCACCCGCGCATCGACCCGCCCCAAGCGCCCCGAGTGGCAGGAAACGCTGATCTTCCTCGTCAAGCTGGTGGCGATCGTCTTCGTCGTGCGCAGCTTCCTGATCTCGCCCTTCGTCATCCCCTCGGGCTCGATGCTGCCGCGCACGCTGATCGGCGACTATCTGTTCGTCACCAAGTGGAACTACGGCTATTCGCGCCACTCGCTGCCGTTCAGCCTGCCGCTGATCCCCGGGCGCCTGTTCCCCTCCACCCCCGCGCGCGGCGACGTCGTCGTGTTCAAGGCGCCGCCGGGGAACAACGAGGACTGGATCAAGCGCGTCATCGGCCTGCCCGGCGACACCGTCCAGATGCGCGGCGGCACGCTCTTCCTCAATGGCAAGGCGGTGCCCAAGCAGCGCGTCGCCGACTTCGTCCTGCCGCTCAGCCCCAACAGCCCCTGCGACCCCTATTTCCGCGACGATGGCCCCGATGGCACCCCCGTCTGCCGCTATCCGCAGTTCGAGGAAACGCTGCCCGGCGGCGTCCGCTATCGCATCCTCGATCAGGGGTTCAGCGTCGGCGACGACACCGGCATCTACCGCGTGCCCGCTGGCCACGTGTTCATGATGGGCGACAATCGCGACGATTCGAAGGACAGCCGCTTCCCCGACTCGATCGGCTACGTCCCGCTCGAAAATCTGGAGGGCAAGGCGGTGGTCAATTTCTGGTCGACCGACGGCAGCGCCTCCTGGCTGCTCCCCTGGACCTGGCCCGGCGCGACCCGCTGGAACCGCATCGGCGAGCTCTACTAA
- the rnc gene encoding ribonuclease III: MAALDDWLDATFGGVAAPERFARALTHGSQAADNYERLEFLGDRVLGLTIAEWLYSRYPAEPEGKLSRRLNALVTGPVCADVARSLGIRDQLRLGKQARDDGAADSDNVLGDVMEALIGALFLERGFDRTAAFVREAWGDRIDAQGAAPRHPKSALQEWAAANQRRAPEYAIVDRSGPHHAPRFKVSVSLGNYASAEGEGASKQEAETAAATALLKVVEKR, translated from the coding sequence ATGGCTGCGCTCGACGACTGGCTGGACGCAACCTTCGGCGGCGTCGCCGCGCCCGAACGCTTCGCCCGCGCGCTGACGCATGGCAGCCAGGCGGCGGACAATTACGAGCGGCTCGAATTCCTCGGCGACCGCGTCCTCGGCCTCACCATCGCCGAATGGCTCTACTCGCGCTACCCGGCCGAGCCCGAGGGCAAGCTGTCGCGCCGGCTCAACGCGCTCGTCACCGGACCCGTCTGCGCCGACGTCGCGCGCTCGCTCGGCATCCGCGATCAGCTCCGCCTCGGCAAGCAGGCGCGCGACGACGGCGCCGCCGACAGCGACAATGTCCTTGGCGACGTGATGGAGGCGCTGATCGGCGCGCTGTTCCTCGAGCGCGGCTTCGACCGCACCGCCGCTTTCGTTCGGGAGGCATGGGGCGACCGCATCGACGCCCAGGGCGCCGCCCCGCGTCACCCCAAGTCCGCGCTTCAGGAATGGGCCGCCGCCAACCAGCGCCGCGCCCCCGAATACGCCATCGTCGACCGCTCCGGCCCCCATCACGCGCCGCGCTTCAAGGTGTCGGTCAGCCTCGGAAACTATGCGAGCGCCGAGGGCGAAGGCGCGTCGAAGCAGGAGGCGGAGACGGCCGCCGCGACGGCGCTGCTGAAGGTGGTGGAGAAGCGATAA